From the genome of Paracidovorax avenae:
GTGGATGTGGCCCATGGCCGTGGCCTGCGGCAACACCTTCGTGCTCAAGCCCTCCGAGCGCGATCCCAGCAGTGCGCTGCTGATCGCCCAGCTGGCGCTCGAAGCAGGCCTGCCGCCCGGCGTGCTGAACGTGGTGAACGGCGACAAGACGGCGGTGGATACGCTGCTGCGCGATCCGCGCGTGAAGGCCGTGAGCTTCGTCGGCTCCACGCCGATCGCCGAATACATCTACGCGGAAGGCTGCAAACACGGCAAGCGCGTGCAGGCCCTGGGCGGCGCGAAGAACCACGCCGTGCTGATGCCCGATGCCGACATCGGCAACGCCGTGAGCGCGCTGATGGGCGCGGCCTACGGCAGCTGCGGCGAGCGCTGCATGGCCATCCCGCTGGTGGTGGCCGTGGGCGACGATACGGCCGATGCCGTGATCGCCGGCCTGAAGGCCGAGATCGCGAAGATGAAGGTCGGCCCCGGCACGGACAACGGCAACGACATGGGCCCGCTGGTGACGAAGCAGCACTTCGAGAAGGTGAAGGCCTATGTGGACAGCGGCGTCGCCGAAGGCGCCACCCTGGTGGTGGACGGCCGCACCGTGAAGGTGGCCGGCCACGAGGAAGGCTACTTCCTGGGCGCCTGCCTGTTCGACCATGTGAAGCCCGGCATGAAGATCTACCAGGAAGAGATCTTCGGTCCCGTGCTCGGCGTGGTGCGCGTGAAGAACCTGCAGGAAGCGATGCAGCTCATCGACGCGCACGAGTACGGCAACGGCACCTGCATCTTCACGCGCGACGGCGAAGCGGCCCGCTACTTCACCGACCACATCCAGGTCGGCATGGTGGGCGTGAACGTGCCCCTGCCCGTGCCGGTGGCCTACCACTCGTTCGGTGGCTGGAAGCGCAGCCTGTTCGGCGACCTGCACGCCTACGGCCCGGATGCCGTGCGCTTCTACACCAAGCGCAAGACCATCACCCAGCGCTGGCCCTCGGCCGGCGTACGCGAAGGCGCGGTGTTCAGCTTCCCCAGCAGCCGCTGAAAGCGCGGCGGCCCGTGGCGCGCGAAGTCGCCACGGGCCGCCACGACCGGGATGCGAATCAGCGCGGGAGCACGGTCACCGCATTGCGGGCCTGGTCGGTGCTGAACATCACGCGCAGGTTCTGCGCCGGCACGCCGCGCGACACCAGCTCCTTGCGCACGGCCAGCGCGCGGGCCAGGGCGATCTGGCGCGCGTTCTTGGTGACCTTGCGGTCGGCATAGCCCTTGATCTCCCAGCGCTGGCCAGCGGCGGCCTTGTCCGCGGTCAGGGCATCGAGCAGCTCCGCGGTATTGGCAGGCAGTTCGGTCTCCAGGCCGGAGAACTCCGCGACCGTGCCGTCCTCCGGAATGCGCACCGGGGCAGGTGCGGGGGCCGGAGCGGGAGCCGGCTCGGGTGCGGGGGCAGCGGCCGGCGGCGGGGCCTCGGCGGGGGTGCCGGGCGCCTGGCCGGACGCACCGGCGGCGCATCCGCCGAGCACCGCGGCGCAGCAGAGAAGGCTCAAGAGGGCACTGTTGGAACGCATGGAACGCATCGTTTCACCTGTTTTCATGGCTGGATGGGAAAGGGGCACGGTACACCGGCGCCAGGTACTCCCTCCCGGAGCGCCCGGCGCCACGGGATGCCGTGGCAGGCGGATTGTCACTCCATTGCGGGGCCATGCGGCCACCGGCCCGCCCGGAAAGGCCAGGAAAGCGGCAGGAAGACAACACTGCAGCTTTCCGGAAAACTGCCGATAAGGGAAGGATCCACTGTCGAGCAATCCTTCCACGCCTCCTCCACTGCGGGCTTGCCGGGACGTCGTACCGCCTCCGATGCCTTCTTTTCCGAACCCGCCAGCGCCCTCGCCCGCACCCACCGTCCACTGGCTGGTGCGGATGAACCACCGCAACCGCACCTTCTTCTACGCGCTGCTGTTCCTGGCGCTGGGGTCGCATTTCCGGCACACGGGAGCCGGTCCGGCCGCCTGGGCCGTGCTGGCCGTGCAGTTCCTCGCCTATCCGCACCTGGCCTACTGGACAGCCCGCCGCTCGCCGCACCAGGCGAAGGCCGAGTTGCACAACATGCTGGTGGACAACCTCTTCGGCGGGCTCTGGGCGGGCCTGCTGGGCCTGCCGGTCTGGATCACTTTCACGCTGTTCATCGGCAACTGCATCAACGTCGTCGCGTTCCACGGCTATCCCGGGCTGCTGCGGCTCGTGGCCGCCATGGGCGTCGGGCTCCTGGTCGGGCTTGCCCTGTACGGGGACCAGCCCCTGCACCCGGAGATCGACATGGCCACGTCGCTGCTGTGCATCCTGGCACTCACGCTGTTCCTGACGGTGTTCGCCCACACCAGCTACCGGCGGGCAGTGAAGCAGCAGCAGAGCAACGCCCGGCTGCGCGCGCAGTTCGAGGAGATCCGCGCACTGCAGGACCAGTTGCAGGAGCAGGCCATGCGTGACCCGCTCACCGGGCTGTACAACCGGCGCCACCTCGACGCCATCCTCGCGGCCCGGATCGCGCAGTGCGGCGCCCGGGGCCTGCCGCTGTCGCTGCTGATGATCGACATCGACCACTTCAAGCACGTCAACGACACCCACGGCCACGCCGCGGGCGACGCCATGCTGCAGGCCCTGGCGCAACTGATGCAGCGCCACGTGCGCGTGCAGGACATGGCCTGCCGGCACGGCGGCGAGGAATTCGTGCTGCTGCTGCCGGAGACGCCGCCCGCGGTCGCCCGGGAGCGCGCCGAGGCACTGCGCCAGGCCTTCGAGGCCCTGCAGGTGCGCCACGGCCCCGATGCGCTGTCCACCACCCTGTCGTGCGGCGTCGCCGCATTTCCACAGCATGCGGACGCGCCGCGTGCGCTCATGGCCTGCGCGGACGAAGCCCTCTACGCTGCCAAAGTGCAGGGGCGCAACCGCGTGGCGGTGCACGACCCGGCCAGCGGAAGGCCGGTGCCCGCCTGAGCACGCGGGGAGGCGGCGCCGGCCCGCCTGCCGGCCTGCGGTGCGCTATGCCTTCTTGCGCAGGTGGACCGACCGGGGGCCGCGCAGCGTCTCGGCGTCCAGGATCAGGCGGCCCTGGATGCGGCCCTTCATGCGCTGGACGCTGCTGGCCGCGTCCAGCATGTGCCGCGCCATCAATTCGCGCACCAGGGCGGCGTCGCGCGCCCGTGCCGCCTGCACGATCTCGCGGTGAAACCGCGCATTGGTCTCGCCGAAGCGGCGGTGCTCCGACTTCGGAGTGCGGTTGCCATAGACGATGAGCTGGCGCAGCATCTCGTTGATCAGCTCGCAGGTGAAGCGCAGGAAGGGGTTCGGGTTGGCCGCGGCCAGGATGTCGTGGAAGTTCACGTCCTCGCGGCGCTGGGCGAGCAGGTCCTCGCTGCTGGAGTGGGGGTCGCAGCAGGCGATGCTGTGCTCCAGCGCCTCGAAGTCGGCCTCCGTCAGGTGCGGCACGGCGCCAGCGGCCAGTTCGGGCTCCAGGAACTGGCGCACGGCGTAGATATTGTCGATGGTGACGTCCTGGAAGAACAGGTAGTTCTGCATGAACTGCAGCGTGCGGTCCAGCGACACCTCGGCGATGGTGCCGCCGCCCGATGGGCCGGTGGAGATGGTCACCAGGCCCTGCACTTCGAGCGACTTCAGCGCCTCGCGGATGGTGCCCTTGCTCACCTCGAACTGCGCCTGCAGTTCGCTCTCGCGCGGCAGGCGGTCGCCAGGGCTCAGGTTCTTCTCGGTGATGAGCCGCTTGATCTCCTGCGCGACGAGGTCGGAGCGCTTGAGGGGCTTGATCGGCTTGCCGGCGGGCGGTTTCGTGGCCATGGTGCGTTGCGGGTTGAAGACGGGTGGAGCGTGGCGCGGCGCAGGAAACGCGCCCGTCCGCTCCGTGGTGCAGTGTATGCACCACGGGCGTGCAGCGGCGCGGCGGGCAGGGTTTACGTGCACGGCATTTGTTCTATTTATCACTATAAATAGGAAAAACACGTGGCACGCCACGTGCTTTGCAGAAAGCCGTGCCCAGGTCCCAGGCCAGCCGGCCCCAACCCCCACAGGAGCTTTTTCCCATGCAACGTCGTCACCTCTTGCAACTCTCGGCACTGGGCGCGCTGCCCGCATCGCTGGGCCTCGCGCGCGAAGCCTGGGCGCAGTCCACGGGCGCGATCCAGTTCGGCTGCCCCGTGCCCATGTCGGGGGCCTTCGCCGCGAACGGCAAGTTCGCGGACTTGGGCATGAAGCTGGCCATCGAGCAGTACGGCAAGGCCCTGGGCCGCCCGCTGGCCTACACCGTGCTCGATACCGAAGGCAAGCCCGCCACCGCCGTGCGCAAGGTGCAGGAGGCATCGCAGCAGCAGGGCACGCGCTTCTTCGCGGGCGGCATCCTGTCGTCCGAATCGCTGGCCATGGGCAAGGAGGCCGAGAAGGCAGGGGGCATCTTCATCACCACCGCGGGCGCCGACGAGATCACCGGCAAGGATTGCAACGCCGCCACATTCCGCTGGTCAGTGCCCACCTTCGGCGCGATCGAGCAGACCGTGCGCCCGCTGGCCGATGCGCTGCCGAAGGCCAAGCGCTGGTACACCATCACGCCGCAGTATGTGTTCGGCGACGGCCTGCTGTCGGCCGCCAAGAACGTCTTCAAGGAAAAGGGCCTGGAGCACGTGGGCAACAGCTACCACTCGCTCACCGAGAAGGAATTCAGCGGCTACCTCACCAACGCGATGGCCGCCAAGCCCGACGTGCTGCTGCTGCTGAACTTCGGCTCGCAGTCGTCGGACGCGCTGCGCCAGGCGGTGAGCTTCGGCATGCACAAGAACATGACCATCCTGATCGCCTGGGCCTCGGGACTGGAGCAGTTCGAGTCGCTGGGCGCGGACCTGTGCGACGGCATCTACTTCGGCGCGCAGTACTGGCACACCGTGAACGCCCCGCTGAACCTGGAGCTGGTCAAGCGCTGCCAGGACAAGTTCAAGGCCAACCCCAACTACAGCCTGGCGGGCTCGTACATCTGCACCAAGCTGCTGATCGACGGCATCCTCAAGGCCGGCACCGTGGACCAGAAGGCGGTGGTCGCCGCGCTGGAGGGCATGAAATACGCGGGCCTCACGGGCGAGGAAGAAGTCCGCAAAGGCGACCACCAGGTGCTCAAGAACTACTACCTGCTCAAGGGCAAGCCCAAGGCGAAGATGGCCAACAAGGACGACTACGTGGACGTGGTGAGTTCCGGCAAGTCGTTCCTGCCGGTGGACCAGACCGGCTGCAAGCTCGGCTGATCCGCCGCCGCCTTCGCCCCCTCCTGCCCCGCACCTGGTGCCGGGGCCCTCTCTTCCTGCGTCCTGCCCCACTCATGAGCATCTACCTGCTACAGGTCATCAACGGGATCGGCATCGGCATGCTGTATTTCCTGCTGGCGGTCGGCCTGTCCATCGTGTTCGGCCTGCTGCGCTTCGTGAACTTCGCGCACGGCGCGTTCTATCTGCTGGGTGCCTATTTCTGCTACCAGATGGCGCGCTGGGGCATGAGCTTCTGGCTGGCCCTGGCGGTGGTGCCGCTGCTGGTGGGCGCCCTGGGCTGGCTCACCGAAAAGCTCGTGCTGCGCCACGTGTACGCCAAGCCGCACGAGTTCCACATCCTCGTCACCGTGGGCCTGGCGCTCGCCGTCCAGGAGCTGGTGATCCTGCAGTGGGGGCCGCTGGGCGACAGCGTGGCCGTGCCCGATCTGCTGCAGGGCGTGGTCATGTGGGGCAGCTTCGTCTATCCGAAGTACCGGCTCTTCGTGATCGGCTTCACCGCCGTGCTGGCCGTGGGCCTGTGGTGGGTGCTCGAAGGCACGCGCCTGGGCAGCGCGGTGCGCGCCGGCAGCGAATCGACCGAGATGGTGTCGCTGCTGGGCATCAACGTGTTCCGCATCTTCAGCCTGGTGTTCGCGCTCGGAGCGGCCACCGCCGCCATCGCGGGCGTGCTGGCGGCGCCCATCCGCGGCGCCGAGCCCTTCATGGGCATCGAGGCGCTGGGCGTGGCCTTCGTGGTCGTGGTGGTGGGCGGCATGGGCAGCTTCGGCGGTGCGCTGGTCGGCGGCCTCTTGATCGGCATCGTGCAGAGCGTGATGAGCACCGTGTGGCCCGAGGGCGCTCGCCTGATGATCTACGTCGCCATGGCCGCCGTGCTGCTGCTGCGCCCGCATGGCCTGCTGGGCCGCAAAGGATGAACACCGCCATGACGATCTTGCGCAAACATTTCCACCTGCTGCTGGCGCTGGCGTTCGTGCTGGCGATGCCACTCACCATGCAGTCCGGCTCTCTCGCCAGCGAGGTGCTGATCTACGGCCTCGCGGCCATGGGCTGCAACCTGCTGCTGGGGCACACGGGGCTGCTGTCATTCGGCCAGGGCATCTTCTTCGGGCTGGGCAGCTACACCATCGCCCTCACGCTCACGCGCTGGCCCCTGCCCATGCCGCTGGCCCTGGCGCTCGCCGTGGTGGCGGGCGCGGTGGGCGCGGCGCTGGTGGGCTGGGTCGCCATCCGGCAGCGCGGCACCTACTTCGTGATGCTGACGCTCGCCTTCGCGCAGATGTTCTACTTCCTCGCCTACTCGATGCCCGGCCTCACGGGCGGTGACAACGGCCTCATGGACATCCCGCGCCCGTCGCTGGCCGTGGGCGGGTTCACGCTGTGGCCGCTCGCCTCACCCTGGCAGTACTACGGCTTCGTGGCGGTGGTGTTCCTGGTGGCCTTCTGGCTGCTGCAGAAGGTGTCGGCCTCGGTCTTCGGCCGCACCCTGCTGGCGGTGCGCGACAACGAGGAGCGCGCGGGCGCCATCGGCTACGACCTCAAGCTGCTGAAGCTGCAGGCGTTCGTGATCTCGGGTGCCGTCACGGGCCTCGCCGGCGCGCTGCACGCCATGATGACCGGCATCGCTCCCCTGGCGAGCGCCGAATACCACACGAGCGAGATGATCCTCGTGATGACCGTGATCGGCGGCACCGGCAACCTGCTGGCCTCGCTGCTGGGATCGGCCTTCTACCTGATCGTGGGCGACTGGCTCTCCACCCTGTGGCCGCGCTGGCTGCTGCTGCTGGGCGTGGTGCTGATGGTCGTCAGCTTAGGGATGCAGCGCGGCCTCTGGGGCCTGTTCGAATCGGCCTGGGCCCGCCTGCGCGGCGCGAAGGACCACGCGGACGGCACCCCTGCCGGCACGGGAGACAAGGCATGAGCACGGCACCCATCCTGCTGGAAGCCATCGGCGTCGAGAAGCGCTACGACAAGTTCGCCGCGCTCTCGGGCGTGGATCTGAAGGTGCGCGCAAACACCGTGCACTCGGTGATCGGCCCCAACGGCGCGGGCAAGACCACGCTGTTCCACATGCTCACCGGCACCAAGGCGGTGAGCGGCGGGCGCATCGTGTTCGACGGGCACGACGTGACGCGCGAGCCGGACCACCGCCGCGTGCAGCGCGGCATGGCGCGCTCGTTCCAGGTGACCAGCCTGTTCCTCACGCTGCCGGTGCGCGAGAACCTGCGGCTGGCCGCGCAGGGCACGGCGCCCGCGCAGGCCCTCAACTGCTGGAGCGCACCTGTCGGCCCCCGCTCCCGCGCCGACGTGGTGGACCGCGTGCTGGCGCGGCTGGGGCTGGAGCGCCACGCCGACACGCCCGTGGGCAGCCTCTCGCACGGCCAGCAGCGCCGGCTCGAGGTGGGCATGGCGCTGGCCGCGGGCCCGAAAGCCATCTTCCTCGACGAGCCCACATCGGGCATGGGCATCGACGACCTGGACGACATGAAGCGGCTGATCCAGGGCCTCAAGGACGAGCACACGGTGGTCCTCATCGAGCACAACATGAACATCGTGATGGACATTTCCGACACCGTCACCGTCATGCAGCAGGGCCGCGTGCTGGCCGAGGGTCACCCACACGCGATCCGCAGCGACGAACGGGTGCGCAGCGCCTACCTGGGCAACATGATCACCGGAGGGAAGGCATGACAAGCATCCTGCAGATCGAGGGGCTGCACGCCCACTACGGCAAAAGCCACGTGCTGCAGGGCGTCGACCTGCACGTGGACGATGGAGAGCTGGTCACGCTGCTCGGGCGCAACGGCGCGGGCAAGACCACCACGCTCAAGAGCATCTGCGGCGTGGTGCCGCCCACGGCGGGGCGCGTGCGCTTCCAGGGCGAGGACGTGCAGGGCCTGCCCCCGCACCGCATCGCGCAGCGCGGTGTCTGCCTGGTGCCAGAGCACCGAGGCATCTTCCGGCTGCTGACGGTGGAAGAGAACCTGCTGCTGGGCCAGCGCAAGCAGTCGCCCTGGCAGCTGGCCGACATCTACCGCATCTTCCCGCGCCTGAAGGAGCGCCGTACCAACGGCGGCGGGCAGCTCTCGGGTGGGGAGCAGCAGATGCTGGCCATCGGCCGCGCGCTGATGAACGCGCCGCGCCTGCTCATGCTCGACGAGCCCGTGGAAGGCCTCGCGCCGGTGATCGTCGAGGAGATCGTGGCCCAGCTGCAGACCATCAAGGCCGCGGGCGTGGCCATCCTGCTCGTGGAGCAGAACCTGGAGGTCTGCACCCAGCTGGCCGACCGCCACTACATCATCGAGCAGGGCGCCATCGTGCACGAGGCCCGCAACGACGCCTTTCTGGCCGACGAGGCCATCAAGGACCGCTACCTGGGCGTAGGCCTCGCCTGAAACCTGTCCGCTCTACGACACCCGCACCCATTCAGGATCACCGACCGTGGACATGAAGACTTCCCCCCCTGCGCTGCAGGCCCGCGTGAACGGCGCGCGCCTGTGGCAATCGCTGATGGACCTGGCGCGCATCGGCGCCACGCCGAAGGGCGGCGTGTGCCGGCTGGCGCTCACCGCGCTGGATGGCGAGGGCCGCGACCTGTTCGTGCGCTGGGCGCGCGAAGCCGGCTGCAGCGTGCGCATCGACGCCATCGGCAACATCTTCGCGCGCCGCGCCGGGCGCAACGATGCCCTGCCGCCCGTGATGACCGGCAGCCACATCGACACCCAGCCCACCGGCGGCAAGTTCGACGGCAACTACGGCGTGCTCGCCGGCCTGGAGGTGGTGCGCAGCCTGAACGACGCGTGCATCGAGACCGAGGCCCCGATCGAAGTCGCGGTGTGGACCAACGAGGAAGGCTCGCGCTTCGTGCCCGTGATGATGGGCTCGGGCGTGTTCGCCGGCGCCTTCACCCTGGAGCATGCACTCGCCCAGCGCGATAGCCAGGGCACCAGCGTGGCCGATGCCCTGGCCGCCATCGGCTATGCCGGCACGGCGGCGCCCACGCCCGCAGTGGGCGCGTATTTCGAGGCGCACATCGAGCAGGGGCCGGTGCTGGAGGCCAACGGCTGCGTGATCGGCGTGGTGCAGGGTGCCCTCGGCCAGCGCTGGTACGACGTGACCGTGCAGGGCATGGAAGCCCACGCGGGCCCGACGCCCATGGACCTGCGCCGCGACGCGCTGCTCGCGGCCAGCAGCCTGGTGGAAGAGGTGAACCGCATCGCCCTGGCGCATGCCCCGCACGCGCGCGGCACGGTGGGCGTGCTGGAGGTGTTCCCGAGTTCACGCAACGTGATTCCCGGCAGCGTGCGCATGACGGTGGACCTGCGCGCCGCCGACGACGCGGTGCTGCTGCAGATGGACGCCGCCCTGCGCGCGGCCTGCGAGCGCATCGGCGCCGCTCGCCGCACGCCGATGGCGGTGGAGCAGGTGGTGTACTTCCCGCCGCAGCCCTTCACCCCCGAACTGGTCGAAGGCGTGCGCGCCGACGCGGCCGCGCTGGGCTACAGCGCCATGGACGTGGTGAGCGGCGCCGGGCACGACGCCGTGTACCTCGCGCGCCTGGCCCCCACGGCCATGGTCTTCGTGCCGTGCGCGGACGGCATCAGCCACAACGAGATCGAGGACGCAGAACCCGAGCACCTGGAGGCCGGCTGCAACGTGCTGCTGCACGCCATGTTGCGCAGCGCGGGGGTGGCGGCATGACGATGAAATTCCTGATCGCGCGTCTCAACCACGAGACCAACACCTTCTCGCCGGTGCCCACGCCGCTGGAGTCCTTCTCGCCCCGCTACGGACAGGAGGCACTGCAGGACAACCTGGGCATGCGCACGGCCATGGCGGCCTTCATCGACCTCGCCCGCAGCCTGAACGCCGAGATGGTGACGCCCGTCTCGGCCATGGCCAACCCCAGCGGCCCGGTGCATGCCGCCGCCTACGACGAGCTCACCCGCCGCATCGTGGAGGCCGCGCCCGGCTGCGACGCCATCCTGCTGGACCTGCACGGCGCCATGGTGGCCGAGAACAGCCCCGACGGCGAAGGTGACCTGCTGGAGCGCGTGCGCGCCGCCGCGCCGGGCGTGCCCGTGGCCGTGGCGCTGGACCTGCACGGCAACATCACGCCCAAGATGGTCGCCCACGCCGACGTGATGGTGGGCTTCAAGACCTACCCGCACATCGACATGTACGAAACCGGCGAACACGCCGGCCGCCTGCTGCTGGACATGCTGCAGGGCCGGGCGCGCTACACCGTGCGCTGGCACCCGCTGCCGATGATGGGCCACACGCTGCGCAGCACCACGCTGCAGGGCGCCATGCTGCGCGCGGTGGACTCGGCGCGCGCGGCCGAGGCCGAAGGCATTCCCGCCGCCACGGTGTTCGCGGGCTTCTCGCTCGCCGACATCGAGGCGCCCTGCATGAGCGTGGTCGTCACCGCCGATGCGGGCGACCCGGCACCGGCCCAGGCCGCTGCCGACCGCATTGCCGCCGCAATCTGGGACGAGCGCGCGGAATTCATCTACGACAGCGAACCGCTGGATGCCTCGTTGCAGCGCGCCCAGGCCCTGGCCGAGGGCGCGGACCGCCCCGTGCTGCTGCTGGACCACAGCGACAACTGCATGTCCGGCGGCACCTGTGATTCGATGGACGTGCTGCAGGCGGCCCTCGCCGAAGGCCTGGAAGACATCGCCGTGGGCCCACTGTGCGACCCCGAGGCCGTCGCCGAACTGATCGCGGCAGGCAGGGGCGCCCGCACCACCGTGCGCCTGGGCAACAAGGTGCCGCTCACCCAGCTCGGCGTGGCCAAGGAGCCGGTGGCCGTCGAAGGCACGGTGGTGGCCATCAGCGACGGCGAATACACCGTCACCGGCCCCATCTACACCGGCCAGCGCTGCGCCATGGGCCGCACCGTGCTGTTCGACACGGGCAAGGCGCGCATCGTGGTGACCGAGCGCACGCACGAACCCTGGGACCTGGGCGTGTTCTCCTGCGTGGGAGTGGACCCGACGGCCCACCGCTTCGTGCTGCTCAAGTCGCGCATGTACTGCCGGCCGGTGTTCGTGCCGCTCTCGCACGCGCTGGCCGAATGCGACAGCCCCACCGGGGTGACGAGTTCCAACTACGCGCTGTTTCCGTTCAGAAACGTGCGACGGCCGGTGTTTCCGCTCGATCCGGCCTGAGAACGTGAGCGCGGCGCAGGCAGGGCCTGCGAACCGCCCCCGGGCCCGCAGGCTACTGCACGAGCTGCCAGAAGGTCACTTGTGCGAACTTGGCATCGCTGGCCCAGGGGTCCCATATGGTCTTGTCGCCCTTGCTGCGGGCGCCGGGCCAGCCACCGAGGGACGTGGACATGGCCGGGGGATAGCTGCCGCGGGTGCGCAATGTTTCCGTCTTGCCGTTACGGGTGTACGCATACCCTCCGGCAGCCTTGTCGGGACCGGGATAGACCACGATGACGTGCCCATGTCCGGGTTCCTTCTTGCCGCCGACGATAAGCGCCCCGCCGCGCGCCAGTTCGCCCACCTGCGACGCAGGAACGGAGCGCCAGTGGCGCTGGCCCTGCACATGGTCCATGAGCGCATTGGCATTCATCCATGGCTGGTCGGGCAGGTACTGCTGGATCACGTACCAGACCGAATGGCTGCAGGAATTGGGATAGAGGGCGGCGGCCTTGTCACAGGCCTGCTGGAGTTTGGCGACCGCTGCGCCGTCTACGGGCATGGGGTGTGGTCCTGTGTCGATGATGCCTCCGCGGTCTTCGCGGGGGAGGCACGGTAGAGGCGGGCGTCGCTGTCCCACCGCAGGGTGGGCAGGCGGTAGTCGCCGCCCTGCGCAGGCGAGCGCACCTGCAGCTGGATCTCCTGGGGAATACCGTCGCGCCAGCGGCCCGGGCGCACCTCGAGGTCTTCGGGCGGGTCCACGGGGAAGAGGTGTGGCAACCGGGCCAGGCAACGGCCCGCCTCGTCCACCAGCAGTGGCAGGGGAAAGCGCTCCCATGGTGCATCGGCCGGCAGGTTGCGGTAATAGGCATCGGTGAAAACCGCCACCAGACGGACTTTGGCCGGCGCCCGGGCCGGAGCCTTGCCCGCCGGGCGTTCGCTCAGGGGACACACGCGCGTCGC
Proteins encoded in this window:
- a CDS encoding diguanylate cyclase yields the protein MPSFPNPPAPSPAPTVHWLVRMNHRNRTFFYALLFLALGSHFRHTGAGPAAWAVLAVQFLAYPHLAYWTARRSPHQAKAELHNMLVDNLFGGLWAGLLGLPVWITFTLFIGNCINVVAFHGYPGLLRLVAAMGVGLLVGLALYGDQPLHPEIDMATSLLCILALTLFLTVFAHTSYRRAVKQQQSNARLRAQFEEIRALQDQLQEQAMRDPLTGLYNRRHLDAILAARIAQCGARGLPLSLLMIDIDHFKHVNDTHGHAAGDAMLQALAQLMQRHVRVQDMACRHGGEEFVLLLPETPPAVARERAEALRQAFEALQVRHGPDALSTTLSCGVAAFPQHADAPRALMACADEALYAAKVQGRNRVAVHDPASGRPVPA
- a CDS encoding FadR/GntR family transcriptional regulator; protein product: MATKPPAGKPIKPLKRSDLVAQEIKRLITEKNLSPGDRLPRESELQAQFEVSKGTIREALKSLEVQGLVTISTGPSGGGTIAEVSLDRTLQFMQNYLFFQDVTIDNIYAVRQFLEPELAAGAVPHLTEADFEALEHSIACCDPHSSSEDLLAQRREDVNFHDILAAANPNPFLRFTCELINEMLRQLIVYGNRTPKSEHRRFGETNARFHREIVQAARARDAALVRELMARHMLDAASSVQRMKGRIQGRLILDAETLRGPRSVHLRKKA
- a CDS encoding branched-chain amino acid ABC transporter permease, producing MTILRKHFHLLLALAFVLAMPLTMQSGSLASEVLIYGLAAMGCNLLLGHTGLLSFGQGIFFGLGSYTIALTLTRWPLPMPLALALAVVAGAVGAALVGWVAIRQRGTYFVMLTLAFAQMFYFLAYSMPGLTGGDNGLMDIPRPSLAVGGFTLWPLASPWQYYGFVAVVFLVAFWLLQKVSASVFGRTLLAVRDNEERAGAIGYDLKLLKLQAFVISGAVTGLAGALHAMMTGIAPLASAEYHTSEMILVMTVIGGTGNLLASLLGSAFYLIVGDWLSTLWPRWLLLLGVVLMVVSLGMQRGLWGLFESAWARLRGAKDHADGTPAGTGDKA
- a CDS encoding branched-chain amino acid ABC transporter permease, producing the protein MSIYLLQVINGIGIGMLYFLLAVGLSIVFGLLRFVNFAHGAFYLLGAYFCYQMARWGMSFWLALAVVPLLVGALGWLTEKLVLRHVYAKPHEFHILVTVGLALAVQELVILQWGPLGDSVAVPDLLQGVVMWGSFVYPKYRLFVIGFTAVLAVGLWWVLEGTRLGSAVRAGSESTEMVSLLGINVFRIFSLVFALGAATAAIAGVLAAPIRGAEPFMGIEALGVAFVVVVVGGMGSFGGALVGGLLIGIVQSVMSTVWPEGARLMIYVAMAAVLLLRPHGLLGRKG
- a CDS encoding CoA-acylating methylmalonate-semialdehyde dehydrogenase: MQHDKSVTSTVGHLIDGQIVADTARTQPVFDPATGQSTTSVALADQATVEAAIASAEKAFPAWRNTPPLKRARVMSRLKVLLEENADRIAALITAEHGKVLADAHGELQRGIENVEYASYAPELLKGEHSRNVGPNIDSWSEFQALGVTAGITPFNFPAMVPLWMWPMAVACGNTFVLKPSERDPSSALLIAQLALEAGLPPGVLNVVNGDKTAVDTLLRDPRVKAVSFVGSTPIAEYIYAEGCKHGKRVQALGGAKNHAVLMPDADIGNAVSALMGAAYGSCGERCMAIPLVVAVGDDTADAVIAGLKAEIAKMKVGPGTDNGNDMGPLVTKQHFEKVKAYVDSGVAEGATLVVDGRTVKVAGHEEGYFLGACLFDHVKPGMKIYQEEIFGPVLGVVRVKNLQEAMQLIDAHEYGNGTCIFTRDGEAARYFTDHIQVGMVGVNVPLPVPVAYHSFGGWKRSLFGDLHAYGPDAVRFYTKRKTITQRWPSAGVREGAVFSFPSSR
- a CDS encoding ABC transporter ATP-binding protein; the protein is MTSILQIEGLHAHYGKSHVLQGVDLHVDDGELVTLLGRNGAGKTTTLKSICGVVPPTAGRVRFQGEDVQGLPPHRIAQRGVCLVPEHRGIFRLLTVEENLLLGQRKQSPWQLADIYRIFPRLKERRTNGGGQLSGGEQQMLAIGRALMNAPRLLMLDEPVEGLAPVIVEEIVAQLQTIKAAGVAILLVEQNLEVCTQLADRHYIIEQGAIVHEARNDAFLADEAIKDRYLGVGLA
- a CDS encoding ABC transporter ATP-binding protein, which translates into the protein MSTAPILLEAIGVEKRYDKFAALSGVDLKVRANTVHSVIGPNGAGKTTLFHMLTGTKAVSGGRIVFDGHDVTREPDHRRVQRGMARSFQVTSLFLTLPVRENLRLAAQGTAPAQALNCWSAPVGPRSRADVVDRVLARLGLERHADTPVGSLSHGQQRRLEVGMALAAGPKAIFLDEPTSGMGIDDLDDMKRLIQGLKDEHTVVLIEHNMNIVMDISDTVTVMQQGRVLAEGHPHAIRSDERVRSAYLGNMITGGKA
- a CDS encoding ABC transporter substrate-binding protein, with translation MQRRHLLQLSALGALPASLGLAREAWAQSTGAIQFGCPVPMSGAFAANGKFADLGMKLAIEQYGKALGRPLAYTVLDTEGKPATAVRKVQEASQQQGTRFFAGGILSSESLAMGKEAEKAGGIFITTAGADEITGKDCNAATFRWSVPTFGAIEQTVRPLADALPKAKRWYTITPQYVFGDGLLSAAKNVFKEKGLEHVGNSYHSLTEKEFSGYLTNAMAAKPDVLLLLNFGSQSSDALRQAVSFGMHKNMTILIAWASGLEQFESLGADLCDGIYFGAQYWHTVNAPLNLELVKRCQDKFKANPNYSLAGSYICTKLLIDGILKAGTVDQKAVVAALEGMKYAGLTGEEEVRKGDHQVLKNYYLLKGKPKAKMANKDDYVDVVSSGKSFLPVDQTGCKLG
- a CDS encoding OmpA family protein, which encodes MRSNSALLSLLCCAAVLGGCAAGASGQAPGTPAEAPPPAAAPAPEPAPAPAPAPAPVRIPEDGTVAEFSGLETELPANTAELLDALTADKAAAGQRWEIKGYADRKVTKNARQIALARALAVRKELVSRGVPAQNLRVMFSTDQARNAVTVLPR